In Synechococcus sp. CB0101, a genomic segment contains:
- the proB gene encoding glutamate 5-kinase — protein sequence MTIRRVIKVGTSVLRGAGGRSTDQVISDLADSLCSLWQRQEPVVLVTSGAVGLGCTALGRLDRPTELEGLQAAAAVGQGRLMTLYDQAFARHGRCVAQVLLTRGDLASRRRYQNACRTLEQLLAWGVTPVINENDTLATDELRFGDNDTLSALVAVAVQADELVLLTDIDSLYSGDPRSDADARPIPEVNNLAELEALSGVAKGGGRWGTGGMTTKLSAARIATASGIQVRLADGRDPAVLNAVLAGEPRGTLFRPSDTPLSDRKGWLAHALLPKGSITVDAGAERALLEQGASLLAVGVQAVDGSFGRRDAVRLLSLDGRELARGLSAMDSQELLQCKGQRGLVVHRDHLVITPGASG from the coding sequence ATGACGATCCGCCGCGTGATCAAGGTGGGCACCAGCGTGCTGCGCGGTGCCGGCGGCCGCAGCACCGATCAGGTGATCAGCGATCTCGCCGACAGCCTCTGCAGCCTGTGGCAGCGGCAGGAGCCGGTGGTGCTCGTCACCAGCGGCGCCGTGGGTCTGGGCTGCACAGCCCTCGGCCGCCTGGATCGCCCCACGGAGCTGGAAGGGCTGCAGGCTGCCGCCGCCGTGGGCCAGGGCCGCCTGATGACCCTCTACGACCAGGCCTTTGCCCGCCACGGCCGCTGCGTGGCCCAGGTGCTGCTCACCCGTGGGGATCTGGCCTCGCGCCGCCGCTATCAGAACGCCTGTCGCACCCTCGAGCAACTGCTGGCCTGGGGTGTAACGCCGGTGATCAACGAAAACGACACCCTCGCCACCGACGAACTGCGCTTCGGCGACAACGACACCCTCTCCGCCCTGGTGGCTGTGGCGGTGCAGGCCGATGAGCTGGTGCTGCTCACCGATATCGACAGCCTCTACTCCGGTGATCCCCGCAGCGACGCTGACGCCCGCCCGATCCCGGAGGTGAACAACCTGGCCGAACTGGAAGCCCTCAGCGGCGTCGCCAAAGGCGGCGGTCGCTGGGGCACCGGCGGCATGACCACCAAACTCTCCGCCGCCCGCATCGCCACTGCCAGCGGCATTCAGGTGCGCCTGGCCGATGGGCGCGACCCAGCCGTGCTCAACGCCGTCCTCGCCGGTGAACCCCGCGGCACCCTGTTCCGCCCCAGCGACACCCCCCTGAGCGATCGCAAGGGTTGGCTGGCCCACGCCCTGCTGCCCAAAGGCAGCATCACCGTGGATGCAGGGGCGGAGCGGGCTCTGCTGGAGCAGGGGGCCTCGCTCTTAGCCGTTGGCGTGCAGGCCGTGGACGGCAGCTTCGGCCGGCGGGATGCCGTGCGCCTGCTCAGCCTCGATGGACGCGAACTGGCCCGCGGCCTCAGCGCCATGGACAGCCAGGAGCTGTTGCAATGCAAAGGCCAGCGCGGCTTGGTGGTGCACCGCGACCACCTGGTGATCACCCCTGGCGCCTCCGGCTGA
- the accD gene encoding acetyl-CoA carboxylase, carboxyltransferase subunit beta — MSLFDWFADRRKTAPTVRVVQEVNEDDGLWSKCPECGLVVYRKDLAANASVCAGCGYHHRIFSDERISLIADEGSFEALDSDLSPTDPLAFKDRRSYADRIRDTQRSTGLKDGVITGLCRVEGLPLALGVMDFRFMGGSMGSVVGEKLARLIEEATARRYPVLIVCASGGARMQEGMLSLMQMAKISGALERHRQAELLYMPLLTHPTTGGVTASFAMLGDLILAEPKALIGFAGRRVIEQTLREKLPDDFQTAEYLRDHGFVDHIVPRTKLRSTLVSLLKMHGVSKAVAA; from the coding sequence ATGTCGCTGTTCGACTGGTTCGCCGATCGCCGCAAAACCGCACCGACGGTGCGGGTGGTCCAGGAGGTCAATGAAGACGATGGCCTCTGGAGCAAATGCCCGGAATGCGGCCTGGTGGTCTACCGCAAGGATCTGGCCGCCAATGCCAGCGTGTGTGCGGGCTGCGGCTACCACCACCGCATTTTCAGCGACGAGCGCATCAGCCTGATTGCCGATGAAGGCAGCTTCGAGGCCCTCGACAGCGACCTGAGCCCCACCGATCCGCTCGCCTTCAAGGATCGCCGCAGCTATGCCGACCGCATCCGCGACACCCAGCGCTCCACCGGTCTCAAGGATGGGGTGATCACCGGGCTCTGCCGGGTGGAGGGTCTGCCCCTGGCCCTGGGGGTGATGGATTTCCGCTTCATGGGCGGCTCGATGGGTTCGGTGGTGGGCGAGAAGCTCGCTCGTCTGATCGAAGAAGCCACCGCACGCCGCTATCCCGTGCTGATCGTGTGCGCCTCCGGTGGTGCTCGCATGCAGGAGGGGATGCTCTCGCTGATGCAGATGGCCAAGATCTCCGGCGCCCTGGAGCGGCACCGCCAGGCCGAGCTGCTCTACATGCCCCTGCTCACCCACCCCACCACCGGTGGCGTGACCGCCAGCTTCGCCATGCTTGGCGATCTGATCCTGGCCGAACCGAAGGCCTTGATTGGCTTCGCCGGCCGCCGCGTGATCGAGCAGACCCTGCGCGAAAAGCTCCCCGACGACTTCCAGACCGCGGAATACCTGCGCGACCACGGCTTCGTGGATCACATCGTGCCCCGCACCAAGTTGCGCAGCACCCTGGTGAGCCTGCTCAAGATGCATGGTGTGAGCAAGGCAGTGGCGGCATGA
- a CDS encoding YqeG family HAD IIIA-type phosphatase codes for MSNLSLPELLQPNLVATGTLADLPLHQLLAQGIRALVLDVDRTLLPRRGNDLPPAVEDWLRRAQQTLPLHLFSNNPSRSRIGAVAAQLGVNYTTSAGKPRRGPLRRVLEQLDLPHAQVAIVGDRVFTDVLAGNRLGLYTVLVKPVNPEGEPCRHDHWQRLEVRLARLAGAPLR; via the coding sequence GTGAGCAACCTGTCTCTGCCCGAGCTGCTTCAGCCCAACCTGGTGGCCACCGGCACCCTGGCGGATCTGCCGTTGCATCAGCTGCTGGCCCAGGGCATCCGCGCCCTGGTGCTGGATGTGGATCGCACCCTGCTGCCGCGCCGGGGCAACGATCTGCCCCCGGCGGTGGAGGACTGGTTGCGCCGTGCTCAGCAAACGCTGCCGCTGCACCTGTTCAGCAACAACCCCTCCCGCAGCCGGATCGGCGCCGTGGCCGCTCAGCTGGGGGTGAACTACACCACCAGCGCCGGCAAGCCGCGCCGTGGACCGCTGCGGCGGGTGCTGGAGCAGTTGGATCTGCCCCATGCTCAGGTGGCGATCGTGGGGGATCGCGTGTTCACCGATGTGTTGGCCGGCAATCGCCTCGGCCTCTACACGGTGCTCGTGAAGCCGGTGAACCCCGAGGGCGAACCCTGCCGCCACGACCACTGGCAGCGGCTGGAGGTGCGGCTGGCGCGGCTGGCCGGCGCGCCGCTGCGCTGA
- the ruvX gene encoding Holliday junction resolvase RuvX, translating to MSRPKPRSVLALDVGRKRIGLAGCDALGLTVTPLPALRRGRYPADLEHLRSLVAQRRITALVVGLPLDAQQQPTEQAEHCRRYGERLARHLALPLALVNEFASSWAAAERHGLHGDRSGALDSAAAALLLEQWLQEGPEPAPVAAQAPGVGSGADAQAS from the coding sequence TTGAGTCGGCCCAAGCCCCGCTCCGTGTTGGCCCTCGATGTGGGCCGCAAGCGCATCGGGTTGGCCGGCTGTGATGCCCTGGGCCTCACCGTCACCCCCCTGCCCGCCCTTCGGCGCGGCCGCTACCCCGCCGACCTCGAGCACCTGCGCAGCCTGGTGGCCCAGCGGCGCATCACCGCCCTGGTGGTGGGCTTACCGCTCGATGCCCAACAGCAACCCACCGAACAGGCGGAGCATTGCCGCCGCTACGGCGAACGGCTGGCCCGCCATCTCGCGCTGCCGCTGGCCCTGGTGAATGAATTCGCCAGCAGCTGGGCGGCGGCCGAGCGCCACGGTCTGCATGGCGATCGCAGTGGTGCCCTCGACAGTGCCGCCGCGGCACTGCTGCTCGAGCAATGGCTGCAGGAGGGTCCCGAGCCGGCGCCGGTGGCCGCGCAGGCCCCTGGCGTTGGCTCCGGGGCCGATGCCCAGGCATCCTGA
- a CDS encoding F420-0:Gamma-glutamyl ligase, producing the protein MSALLAVLLIAALVFGLALLWLEARHRLRPASPLRLSSANWSVKRKGDERLEVKGTIAIRNPHARMEVFVPEIELKPTLLGRVDLADVQVTTSLKPQHPDEEARADGYWFAYIVKGHKTTQAEVRISISGPAGSDLRKLVDTLWLEILWTNYGPFGRLQKRDGVLIPLRRPAAAQPDTANWRQGDRCSVLPIRTHLLGTLDDPAEVLRHYAGAVLQPGDVLTIGETPLAVMQGRYNHPANLQPSSLARLLCRVFHPTSSLATACGLQTLIDNVGPARVLCAWLLGTALKLVGSKGWFYRLAGEQARLIDDVTGTTPPYDQTIVLGPADSAAVCRQLAADLGVAVAVVDVNDLGRVKVLASSPGCDEALLMRALKPNPAGNANERTPLVLVRP; encoded by the coding sequence GGGCTGGCACTGCTGTGGCTTGAGGCACGCCATCGGCTGCGGCCGGCCTCTCCACTGCGGCTGAGCAGCGCCAATTGGAGCGTGAAGCGCAAAGGCGACGAGCGCCTGGAGGTGAAAGGCACGATCGCGATCCGCAATCCCCATGCCCGCATGGAGGTGTTCGTGCCGGAGATCGAGCTCAAACCCACCCTGCTGGGGCGCGTCGATCTGGCCGATGTGCAGGTCACAACCAGCCTCAAGCCGCAGCACCCGGATGAAGAGGCCAGGGCCGATGGCTACTGGTTCGCCTACATCGTGAAAGGGCACAAAACCACCCAGGCCGAGGTGCGCATCAGCATCAGCGGTCCGGCTGGCAGCGATCTGCGCAAGCTGGTGGACACCCTCTGGCTGGAGATCCTCTGGACCAACTACGGCCCCTTCGGCCGGCTACAGAAGCGTGATGGCGTGTTGATCCCGCTGCGCCGCCCCGCAGCCGCCCAGCCAGATACCGCCAACTGGCGCCAGGGTGATCGCTGCTCGGTGTTGCCGATCCGCACCCATCTGCTCGGCACCCTCGACGATCCAGCCGAGGTGCTGCGCCACTACGCCGGCGCCGTGCTCCAACCGGGTGATGTGCTCACCATCGGCGAAACCCCTCTGGCGGTGATGCAGGGCCGCTACAACCACCCGGCGAATCTGCAGCCTTCGAGCCTGGCGCGGCTGCTCTGCCGGGTGTTCCACCCCACCAGCTCCCTGGCCACCGCCTGCGGCCTGCAAACCCTGATCGACAACGTGGGTCCCGCCCGCGTGCTCTGCGCCTGGCTGCTCGGTACAGCCCTCAAGCTTGTGGGCTCCAAGGGCTGGTTCTATCGCCTGGCCGGTGAACAGGCCCGCCTGATCGACGACGTCACCGGCACCACTCCCCCCTACGACCAGACGATCGTGCTTGGCCCCGCCGATAGTGCCGCCGTCTGCCGCCAGCTCGCCGCCGATCTGGGCGTGGCCGTCGCGGTGGTGGATGTGAACGACCTGGGGCGGGTGAAAGTGCTCGCCTCCAGCCCGGGCTGTGATGAAGCACTGCTGATGCGGGCCCTCAAGCCCAACCCCGCCGGCAATGCCAACGAGCGCACGCCCCTGGTGCTGGTGCGCCCATAA
- the leuB gene encoding 3-isopropylmalate dehydrogenase, whose translation MTSSYRITLLPGDGIGPEITAVARQLLDAVSRKHGFELVYNEQPMGGAAIDATGEPLPASTLEACKAADAVLLAAIGSPQYDTLPREKRPETGLLGLRAGMGLFANLRPVKIIPALIDASTLKREVIEGVDLMVVRELTGGVYFGTPKGRVEAEGRVRGFNTMAYFDDEIDRIAKVGFDLAQQRGGRLCSVDKANVLDVSQLWRDRVEAMHAASYPGVELSHMYVDNAAMQLVRNPRQFDVLLTSNLFGDILSDEAAMLSGSIGMLPSASLGTSGPGLFEPIHGSAPDIARQDKANPMAMVLSAAMMLRVGLQQDAAAADLEQAVDTVLAGGYRTGDLMAEGCTQLGCKAMGDQLLTALAG comes from the coding sequence ATGACCTCCAGCTACCGGATCACCCTGCTCCCCGGCGACGGCATCGGCCCGGAGATCACGGCCGTGGCCCGCCAACTGCTGGATGCCGTGAGCCGCAAGCACGGCTTTGAGCTCGTCTACAACGAGCAGCCCATGGGCGGCGCCGCCATTGACGCCACCGGCGAACCCTTGCCTGCCAGCACCCTGGAGGCCTGCAAGGCCGCCGATGCCGTGCTGCTGGCCGCCATCGGCTCCCCCCAATACGACACCCTGCCCCGCGAGAAGCGCCCCGAAACCGGGCTGCTGGGGCTGCGGGCCGGCATGGGCCTGTTCGCCAACCTGCGGCCGGTGAAGATCATCCCCGCCCTGATCGATGCCTCCACCCTCAAGCGCGAGGTGATCGAAGGGGTGGATCTGATGGTGGTGCGTGAGCTCACCGGTGGTGTGTACTTCGGTACCCCCAAGGGCCGGGTGGAAGCGGAAGGCCGCGTACGCGGCTTCAACACCATGGCCTACTTCGACGACGAGATCGATCGCATCGCCAAGGTGGGCTTCGATCTGGCTCAGCAGCGCGGCGGCCGGCTCTGCAGCGTGGACAAAGCCAACGTGCTCGATGTGAGCCAGCTCTGGCGCGACCGGGTGGAAGCGATGCACGCCGCCAGCTATCCGGGCGTGGAGCTCAGCCACATGTATGTGGACAACGCTGCGATGCAGCTGGTGCGCAACCCCCGCCAGTTCGACGTGCTGCTCACCAGCAATCTCTTCGGCGACATCCTCAGCGATGAGGCCGCCATGCTCAGCGGCTCGATCGGCATGCTGCCCTCCGCCTCCCTGGGCACCAGCGGCCCGGGCCTGTTTGAGCCCATCCACGGCTCAGCTCCCGACATCGCCCGCCAGGACAAAGCCAACCCGATGGCGATGGTGCTCAGCGCCGCGATGATGCTGCGCGTTGGCCTCCAGCAGGACGCCGCCGCCGCCGACCTGGAGCAAGCCGTCGACACGGTGCTGGCCGGCGGTTACCGCACCGGTGATCTGATGGCCGAAGGCTGCACCCAGTTGGGGTGCAAGGCGATGGGCGATCAGCTGCTGACGGCCCTGGCCGGCTGA
- the lpxD gene encoding UDP-3-O-(3-hydroxymyristoyl)glucosamine N-acyltransferase has product MRFSQLLGQLSEVQAAGGPQGLSHHLASDPDLQGAAALDQSGSGQLSFLEPGNALAAALDASGASAVLLPAKGDEAEALQQQASQRGQAWIALKDPRLAFAESLDALYPRQPKAPGIHASAVVDPEAVVGMGSHVGAHVVIGAQVQIGASCTIHPNVVIYDDVQIGDGCELHAGAVLHPGSRLGRACVVHSNAVVGSEGFGFVPTASGWRKMPQTGLVVLEDGVEVGCGSTIDRPSVGETRIGAGTKIDNLVHIGHGVTTGKGCALAAQVGIAGGARLGNGVILAGQVGLANKAVMGDRSIASSKSGIHGEVAAGEVVSGYPAIPNRLWLRCSAAFNKLPELTKAIRSLEKQAKP; this is encoded by the coding sequence ATGCGCTTCAGCCAATTGCTCGGCCAACTGAGCGAAGTGCAGGCCGCGGGGGGCCCCCAGGGCCTCAGCCACCACCTGGCCAGCGATCCCGATCTGCAGGGCGCCGCGGCCCTCGATCAATCCGGCAGCGGCCAGCTGAGCTTCCTGGAGCCGGGGAATGCCCTGGCCGCAGCCCTGGATGCCAGCGGTGCCAGCGCTGTTTTGCTGCCCGCCAAAGGGGATGAAGCCGAAGCCCTGCAACAGCAGGCCAGCCAACGGGGCCAGGCCTGGATTGCCCTGAAGGATCCGCGCCTCGCCTTTGCGGAGTCGCTCGATGCCCTCTATCCCCGCCAGCCCAAAGCCCCGGGCATCCATGCCAGTGCCGTGGTGGATCCGGAGGCCGTGGTGGGCATGGGCAGCCATGTGGGCGCCCATGTGGTGATCGGTGCCCAGGTGCAGATCGGCGCCAGCTGCACGATCCACCCCAACGTGGTGATCTACGACGACGTGCAGATCGGCGATGGCTGTGAACTGCATGCCGGGGCGGTGCTGCATCCCGGCTCCCGCCTGGGCCGCGCCTGCGTGGTGCACTCCAATGCGGTGGTGGGCAGCGAGGGCTTCGGCTTCGTGCCCACCGCCAGCGGTTGGCGCAAGATGCCCCAAACCGGCCTGGTGGTGCTCGAAGACGGTGTGGAAGTGGGCTGCGGCAGCACCATCGACCGCCCATCGGTGGGCGAAACCCGCATCGGCGCCGGCACCAAGATCGACAACCTGGTGCACATCGGCCACGGTGTGACCACCGGCAAGGGCTGCGCCCTGGCGGCCCAGGTGGGCATCGCCGGCGGTGCCCGCCTCGGCAACGGCGTGATCCTGGCGGGCCAGGTGGGCCTGGCCAATAAAGCGGTGATGGGGGATCGCTCGATCGCCTCCTCCAAATCCGGCATCCATGGCGAGGTGGCCGCCGGCGAGGTGGTGAGCGGTTACCCCGCCATCCCCAACCGCCTCTGGCTGCGCTGCTCCGCCGCCTTCAACAAACTGCCCGAGCTCACCAAGGCGATCCGCAGCCTCGAGAAGCAAGCCAAGCCGTAG
- a CDS encoding phosphoribulokinase codes for MSKRHPVVSVTGSSGAGTSTVKRAFEHIFKREGITPAVVEGDSYHRYERGPMKEAMAAAMAKGENFSHFGPEANLFDKLGELFKSYGETGTGEKRYYLHSVEEAAEHNARLGTNLEPGQFTPWEPIPAGTDLLFYEGLHGGVKGDGYDVAGLADLLVGVVPIVNLEWIQKIARDNKERGYSAEATVDTILRRMPDYINHICPQFSQTDINFQRVPTVDTSNPFMIRDIPTPDESFVIIHFRKGAREKWGIDFTYLLDMIHDSFMSSPTSIVVNGGKMGFAMELILTPIIHRMIEEKKRLA; via the coding sequence ATGTCGAAGCGTCACCCGGTCGTGTCGGTCACCGGTTCCTCCGGCGCGGGAACCAGCACCGTGAAGCGCGCCTTCGAGCACATCTTCAAGCGCGAAGGCATCACCCCGGCCGTGGTGGAGGGCGACAGCTACCACCGCTACGAGCGTGGCCCCATGAAGGAAGCCATGGCCGCTGCGATGGCCAAGGGCGAGAACTTCAGCCACTTCGGCCCTGAGGCCAACCTGTTCGACAAGCTCGGCGAACTGTTCAAGAGCTACGGCGAAACCGGCACCGGCGAGAAGCGCTACTACCTGCACTCCGTCGAGGAAGCCGCCGAGCACAACGCCCGTCTCGGCACGAACCTCGAGCCCGGTCAGTTCACCCCCTGGGAACCCATCCCCGCCGGCACCGACCTGCTCTTCTACGAAGGCCTGCACGGCGGCGTGAAGGGTGACGGCTACGACGTGGCCGGCCTGGCCGACCTGCTGGTGGGCGTGGTGCCGATCGTGAACCTGGAGTGGATCCAGAAGATCGCCCGCGACAACAAGGAGCGCGGCTACTCGGCCGAGGCCACCGTGGACACGATCCTGCGTCGCATGCCGGATTACATCAACCACATCTGCCCGCAGTTCAGCCAGACCGACATCAACTTCCAGCGTGTCCCCACCGTGGACACCTCGAACCCCTTCATGATCCGCGACATCCCCACCCCGGATGAATCGTTCGTGATCATTCACTTCCGCAAGGGCGCCCGTGAGAAGTGGGGGATCGACTTCACCTACCTGCTCGACATGATCCACGATTCGTTCATGTCCAGCCCCACCTCGATCGTGGTGAACGGCGGCAAGATGGGCTTCGCGATGGAGCTGATCCTCACCCCGATCATTCACCGCATGATCGAAGAAAAGAAGCGACTGGCCTGA
- a CDS encoding A24 family peptidase, translating into MQPPLVPELALLSALLGACIGSFLNVVAWRLPRQESVVRPRSHCPRCGTTLRWFENIPVLSWLLLQGRCRHCGTAIAVRYPAVELLCSGLFVAAAAAPAAVSAAGSSLPGAPAWLVVGGGWLLISLLLPMLLIDLDQLWLPEPLCRWGVVLGLVVSAVAGFSQGDAAGRQLLLWHLLAASAGLLGFETTSALAQKLLGKPALGLGDAKLAALLGAWLGLTGVGLSVMLSVFAGALFGVIGLISGRLKRGQPFPFGPFLGGAGLAVWCAGNGFWLQRFSLWLGWGAL; encoded by the coding sequence ATGCAGCCTCCTCTTGTGCCTGAGCTCGCCCTGCTGTCGGCCCTGCTGGGGGCCTGCATCGGCAGTTTTCTCAATGTGGTGGCCTGGCGCCTGCCGCGCCAGGAATCGGTGGTGCGCCCGCGCAGCCATTGCCCCCGCTGCGGCACCACCCTGCGCTGGTTCGAGAACATCCCCGTGCTGAGCTGGCTGCTGCTGCAGGGCCGCTGCCGACACTGTGGAACGGCCATCGCCGTGCGCTATCCCGCCGTGGAGCTGCTCTGCTCCGGGTTGTTTGTGGCCGCCGCTGCCGCGCCAGCCGCCGTGAGCGCAGCCGGATCCAGCCTGCCCGGCGCACCCGCCTGGCTGGTGGTGGGCGGTGGCTGGCTGCTGATCAGCCTGTTGCTGCCCATGCTGTTGATCGATCTCGATCAGCTCTGGCTGCCGGAGCCCCTCTGCCGCTGGGGCGTGGTGCTCGGCCTCGTGGTCAGTGCCGTCGCCGGCTTCAGCCAGGGCGATGCTGCTGGCCGCCAACTGCTGCTATGGCATCTGCTGGCGGCCAGCGCCGGCCTGCTGGGCTTTGAAACCACCAGCGCCCTGGCCCAGAAGCTGCTCGGCAAACCGGCCCTGGGGTTGGGCGACGCCAAGCTGGCGGCGCTGCTCGGGGCCTGGCTGGGCCTCACCGGCGTCGGGCTCAGCGTGATGCTGTCGGTGTTTGCGGGGGCTCTCTTTGGGGTGATCGGCCTGATCAGCGGCCGCCTCAAGCGCGGGCAGCCCTTCCCCTTTGGTCCGTTTCTGGGCGGGGCTGGGTTGGCGGTGTGGTGCGCCGGCAATGGCTTCTGGCTGCAACGCTTCAGCCTGTGGCTGGGCTGGGGCGCCCTTTAA
- a CDS encoding DUF3727 domain-containing protein, producing MSSDGPSSNGAGDVPTVLVRDSEGRQLLCFLEQLIPLDGNDYALLTPVDTPVCLVKIADDDSDDEVIDELSGAEPILSVADVVLQEHDLTLVRSAVTLTVSGELEEPDPEDVDEEIEEGDDDEESDLYEMLIQFRAEGEEYGLFIPLDPFFVVARMENGEGRLVEGEEFERIQPRIEAELDERELGEG from the coding sequence ATGAGCTCAGACGGTCCCAGCAGCAACGGTGCCGGCGATGTCCCCACCGTGCTGGTGCGCGACAGCGAAGGGCGTCAGCTGCTCTGCTTCCTTGAACAGCTGATTCCCCTCGATGGCAACGACTACGCCCTGCTCACCCCGGTGGATACCCCGGTGTGCCTGGTGAAGATCGCTGATGACGACAGCGACGACGAGGTGATCGATGAGCTCAGCGGCGCTGAACCGATCCTCTCGGTGGCCGATGTGGTGTTGCAGGAGCACGACCTCACACTGGTGCGCTCCGCCGTCACCCTCACCGTGAGCGGTGAACTGGAAGAGCCCGATCCCGAAGACGTGGATGAGGAAATCGAGGAGGGTGACGACGACGAGGAGAGCGATCTCTACGAAATGCTGATCCAGTTCCGCGCCGAAGGCGAGGAATACGGCCTGTTCATTCCCCTCGATCCCTTTTTCGTGGTGGCCCGGATGGAGAACGGGGAAGGCCGACTGGTGGAAGGCGAAGAGTTCGAGCGGATCCAGCCCCGCATCGAGGCTGAACTCGACGAGCGCGAGCTCGGCGAAGGCTGA